A section of the Rhipicephalus sanguineus isolate Rsan-2018 chromosome 11, BIME_Rsan_1.4, whole genome shotgun sequence genome encodes:
- the LOC119375249 gene encoding sulfotransferase 1 family member D1 has translation MEVGELRFIDGLCIRSFFPEKLIKSAMAYSPRPDDVFVVSCPMCGTTWTPYLILSILTDGEPPTNFDDFMLSSPYMEMMFAEAAEKMPRPGLLKTHLPFEKHPYSQQAKYIYVARNPDDVCVSYYYFLKSMTSKRVKDVSFAKFHQLFASGSVSYGDYFHRLLSWYKHRHDENVLFLTYEQMNKEPEYWTLKIADFLDGDCVDRLREDPVLLKKVLDATMLQKMKEVFNGKMFTVIQRLLNLPPHRAIKSMEIYRSKLAHREPTHEDHGFVRKGVVGDWKTHFTKDQIKKTKAWIARKTVDSDVMQLWQDLRLP, from the coding sequence ATGGAAGTCGGAGAACTCCGATTCATCGATGGCCTGTGCATCCGCTCCTTCTTCCCCGAAAAACTTATCAAATCAGCCATGGCTTACAGTCCCCGCCCCGACGACGTGTTCGTCGTTTCGTGCCCCATGTGTGGTACGACCTGGACTCCGTATCTAATACTCAGCATCCTCACGGACGGAGAACCGCCAACGAACTTTGACGACTTCATGCTATCCTCTCCATACATGGAAATGATGTTCGCGGAAGCGGCTGAGAAAATGCCCAGGCCTGGACTTCTCAAAACACACCTACCGTTCGAAAAACATCCATACTCCCAACAGGCAAAATACATCTACGTCGCGCGCAATCCGGACGATGTATGCGTGTCGTACTACTATTTCTTGAAAAGCATGACATCAAAGAGAGTTAAGGACGTCTCGTTTGCCAAATTTCACCAGCTGTTCGCCTCGGGCAGTGTGTCCTACGGCGACTACTTTCACCGCTTGCTTTCTTGGTACAAGCATCGCCATGACGAGAACGTTCTGTTTCTGACCTACGAACAAATGAATAAGGAACCTGAGTATTGGACGCTGAAGATTGCGGATTTCCTAGACGGTGATTGTGTGGACCGCTTGCGGGAGGACCCCGTTTTGCTTAAGAAGGTACTCGACGCCACAATGCTGCAGAAAATGAAGGAGGTGTTTAACGGCAAGATGTTCACTGTCATCCAGCGTCTGTTGAATCTGCCCCCCCACAGGGCCATCAAATCCATGGAAATCTACAGGAGTAAGCTGGCGCACCGAGAACCGACGCACGAAGACCACGGCTTTGTTCGCAAGGGTGTCGTTGGTGACTGGAAAACGCACTTCACTAAAGACCAAATCAAGAAAACAAAGGCCTGGATTGCGAGAAAAACTGTAGATTCTGATGTCATGCAGCTGTGGCAAGATCTCCGGCTCCCATGA